In Paraburkholderia terrae, the DNA window GCTGGGTGCGCGATCAGGTGCGCGCGGGCGAACTCGACGTCGGTTATTACATCGGCCAGCCTGACGAAGACGAACCACGCGACAGCGCGATCTTTCACGCCGTCACGTTGACGCACTTCCAGTATCGCGTGCTGGCGCCGCCCGGCTGGAAAGACCGCATGAAAGGCGCGCGCGACTGGCGTGCGCTCGCTTCGTTTCCGTGGATCTGGACGCCGCCCGCGTCCGCCCACAACCGGCTGCTGACGCGCCGCTTCGCCGATGCCGGCGTCAAGCCCATCAAGGTCGCGGAGGTCGATCAGGAACCGTCGATGCTCGATCTCGTCAAATCAGGCGTCGGGCTCACGCTCGCGCGCGATTCGACTGCACTTGCCGAAGCGCACGCGCATGCGCTGACGATCGTCGAAGGCATCACCGTGCCGACGGAGCTGACGTTCATCACGCTTGCCGCGCACAAGGACGAGCCGGCGATCGCCGTGGCGCTGAAGCTGATCGAACAGCAGTGGTCGGCATAAGCGGTACACGCGGAACGCGCATGCCAAAGCGCGAAAAGCGGCGTCGCGCGATATGAGCCGATCTCATGACACAGCGAGGTTTTTGCACCCTTCGCATGCCGTGGCCTTTAACCACATCGTCATGGGCTTTTTGCTAGATTGACGCTTTGCGCGCTTTTCCCCCGCTGTTTTCCGTATCCCTTTGGTCTCTGCCGACCGGTTTGCGCACTCAGGCAATCGGGGCGAACCCGTTGTCGTCAGAAGCCGTCCACGTTCACCTTTCGACAGGAGCTTCACATGGCACGCAACATCGAAATCAAAGCTCGCGCGCAGCACTTCGAGCAGCTTCGCGAGCGCGCCGCTGCGCTTTCGCCTGACGCTCCTTTGATTTTTCGCCAGCAGGACTTTTTCTACGACGTGCCGCGTGGCCGTCTGAAGCTGCGCCAGTTCGACGACGGCACGCCCGCCGAACTGATCTTCTATCAGCGCGACGACCGCGACGGCCCGAAGGCGTCGTACTACACGCGCAGCCCTGTGACGAACCCCGAAGCGATGCACTCGCTGCTCGCCACCGCGCTCACGACGCGCGGCATCGTCACGAAGGAGCGCCATGTCTATATCGTCGGGCGCACGCGGATTCACCTGGATCGCGTCGATGGTCTCGGCGATTTCATCGAGCTCGAAGTCGTGCTCGCGCAGGATGACGACGAAGAAGGCGGCGAGAAGGAAGCGTACGCCGTGTTCTCGAAGCTCGGCGTGCCGGAATCGGATCTGGTTGCCGTCGCTTACGTGGATATGCTGAATCAGGAGCCGTTGAAAGCCGCCTGATGTCCGATATGCCGCGAGGTCAGACGGCGGCCGCGCCGGGCGCCAGATGACCGAGCGGCAATGGGCCGTTGCGCTTGAACGTCGTCAGCACGATGTACGAGCGCACGCTATCGACGCCCGGCACCCGCATCAGCTTCTTCATCACGAACGACGACAGCGCGTTCAGATCCGGCGCCACGATACGCAGCAGATAATCCGCGTCGCCAACCACCGCGTGGCACTCCAGCACCTCGGGCAGCACGTCGATCTGCTGCTGGAACTGCTCGATGATCGAATCGCCGTGGTGCTTCAGCTTCAGGCTCGTGAAAGCCGTCACGCCGAGCCCGAGCTTTTCCGGCCGCAGCACCACGCGGTAACCATCGACCACACCGATCGACTCCAGCCGCTGCAAGCGCCGCCCGATCTGCGACGGCGACAGCGGCACCTGCTCGCCAAGTTGCTGATGCGTCGCGCGCCCGAAGCGCTGCAGGACGTCGAGCAGCGCCAGATCGAAGTGATCGAGTTCTAGCATGTAAATCCTCCGCATGAATTGGCGATCTAATGCACGATTATCGCATTCCCGTCGTGCGATCCGGAAAACATGCGCCCTTTCCGCGCGTTACCCGCTCTAGACTTGCACGGTTTCTATCTATCGGGCGAGCCGCGCCCGGCCAGTCATCCGTCATGTCAGTCCCGAACACCGCGAAGCTCAAAGAGCAATTTGACGCCGGCCTCGAAACCCGCGCCGACTTCACCATCGACCAGCCGACGCATCGCTACGGCGCGGTCGATCACGCGGTGTGGAAGCAGCTCTATACGCGGCAGACGGCGCTGCTCAGAGGGCGCGTGTGCGACGAATTTCTGGCAGGCGTCGAGCGGCTGAATCTGTCGCCGGAAAGCGTGCCTTCGTTCGAAGCGATCAACGAACAGCTGATGCCTGCGACCGGCTGGCGGATCGTCGCCGTGCCGGGCCTCGTGCCGGATCAGGTGTTTTTCGAGCATCTGGCGAACCGCCGCTTTCCCGTGACGTGGTGGATGCGCCGCCCGGATCAGCTCGACTATCTGCAGGAGCCCGACTGCTTCCATGATCTGTACGGCCATGTGCCGCTACTGATCAACCCCGTGTTCGCCGACTACATGCACGCATATGGCCGCGCGGCCCTCGGTGCGAACGATGCGAATGCGCTGCCGCTGCTCGCTCGCCTCTATTGGTACACAGTCGAGTTCGGCCTGATCCGCGACGACGCGAGTCCAAATGGCGTGAAGATCTACGGTGCCGGAATCGTGTCGAGCAAAGGCGAGACGCTCTACAGCCAGCAAAGCGACGCGCCCAATCGCATCGCGTTCGATCTCGAACGCGTGATGCAAACGCAGTACCGGATCGACACGTTCCAGAAGACCTACTTCGTGATCGACGATTTCTCGGAACTGTTCGACGTCGCGCGCACCGATTTCGCGCCGCTGCTGGCGAAGCTCGCGCATGCAGTACCTTTCCCGGCAGGCGACGTGCGCGCCACCGACGCCGTTATCACACGCGGCACGGGCGAAGGCTGGGCGACGGACGGTGACATCTGACGTAGCGCGCTGCAGCAACCCTTCAACCGTGAAAAAATAGGACGACCGCGTATGCGTCGATGCACGCGGCATGGGCGCGGCCACGCGCCGCTTCAAAAGGTGACACGATGATCGAGAAACTCTCTTCCGAACAACGCGCAACGCAGATCGCTCAACTCGATGGCTGGCAGAACGTGGAAGGCCGCGACGCGATCAAACGGCAGTTCAAGTTCACCGACTTCAACGAAGCGTTCGGCTTCATGACGCGCGTCGCGATCAAAGCCCAGGAGATGGACCATCATCCGGAATGGTTCAACGTCTACAGCAACGTTGAGATCACGCTATCGACGCACGATGCAAACGGAATCACCGAGCGCGACATTCGCCTCGCACGTTTTATCGATGAAATTGCGGCTGGAAAGTGACTTGAGCCGTTGATCGGACGAAAGCCCGTGACGCTCCAAAACCCTGACGAAAACCCGTTATGAAAGCGTTTTGCAGGTAATCAGGCCACCAAACCTTCACTTCGTTAGGCCATTCTTAAGGGACACGTAAGAATCCCACGCGGCACGGGCAATCTCGTCCATTCCTTCCTGCGGCAGCACGGTCTGTCGCTGTACAATCATCAGCGCATACGGCTTGGAGAGCGCGCTTGCCTCCTTGCACAGAACGAGTTCGTCACCGCTCGAAGGCGAGCGGGAACGCCAGAAATTGATCGCGGCTTCCAGTTCGTAGATCGTAATATCGGACATGGCTGGCAGATCTGTTGAAGGCCGCATCGACGGCACGCCGCACGGCATTCTGTGCAGCAGGCGCCCCGGCGAACCGCGTGCCCCTTGCCCAACCCATTGTACTTGAGCGAAACCCATGCGACTCCTTCTGATCGAAGACGACCGCCCTATCGCGCGCGGCATCCAAAGCAGTCTCGAACAAGCCGGCTTCACGGTCGACATGGTCCACGACGGCATCTTCGCCGAACAGGCCCTCACGCAAAACCGCCACGAGCTGGTGATCCTCGATCTGGGACTGCCCGGTATCGACGGCATGACGCTGCTCTCGCGTTTCCGTCAGAGCAACCGTCATACGCCCGTGATCGTCCTGACCGCGCGCGACGAACTGAATGACCGCGTGCAAGGCCTCAATTCCGGCGCCGACGACTACATGCTGAAGCCGTTCGAACCCGCCGAACTCGAAGCGCGTATTCGCGCCGTGATGCGCCGCAGCGGACCGCACGGCGACATGCCGCGTCCGGAAGTGTCGCTCGGTGGCGTGCGTCTGTCGGGTGTGGATCGCCGCATCTTCAACGACGACAAGCCGCTCGAACTGTCGCCGCGTGAATTTGCGGTGCTCGAAATGCTGTTGCTGCGCCATGGCCGCGTGGTCAGCAAGGCGCAACTGCAGGATCACCTGACGCACTTCGGCGGCGATCTCGGCGACACCGCGATCGAAGTCTATGTACACCGGGTGCGCAAAAAGCTCGAAAACTGCCGCGTCGAAATCGTCACGGTGCGCGGCTTCGGCTATCTGCTCCAGGAAATCCGCCAGGCGTCATAATGGTCGTCAAGACCGTTGTGGTCTGACGGCGTCCGGGTTGTCCGACGGGCGGCCGCAAGCGCATCCTCACAGATGCGCGGCGGCCGCCTGTGTCATTCAACCCGGATATGAACTGCCGTTTGGAACTGCACTTGGAACGCATGACTGACGCAGTCGATAATCCCTCGGCGTCGGTCCTTTACCGCGGGTTCGATCATGCCCTATCCCGCCGCGAATAGCCTGCGCCGCCAGTTACTGCGCCGGCTCGCCGCTCCCCTTTCGCTGCTCGCGCTGATGAGCGGCCTCATCGCGTACTGGCTCGCGTGGCAATACACGCAGCACGTGGTCGACCGTTCGCTCGCCGACCTCGCCACGGCCATTTCGAAGCAGATCCAGATTGCCGGCCCCGATGCGCCGATCACCGTCCCGCCGCTCGCGCAGGCGATGTTCTCCGATCCCGTCGAACAACTCGTGTACCGGATCAGCAATGGCGAAACCGAAATCGCCGGCGACCCGAAACTGCCGCTGCAAGGCACCAACGTGCGTCGCATGCACTATGCGTACGTGTTCGAGACGCAGCATGAAGGTACGGCCGTGCGCGTTGCGCAGGTGCGCGTCGATCAGCCGACGGGCAATCCCGTCGTCATCGAAGTCGGCCAACCGGTGCATCACCGCTTTCGCATCGCCGCCGAATTTCTGGTCGCGATCATGATGCCGCTGCTGCTGTTGCTGCTCGCGGGCTGGGTGATCGTGTGGCGCGTCGTGAACCAGCAACTGAACCCGCTGACCGATCTCGCCGATTCGCTGAACCGACAGACCCACACGTCGCTGGAACCCGTCGACGAAACCTTCGTCCCCGTCGAAATCCGTCCGCTGACGGGCGCGCTGAACGGTTTGCTCGACCGTCTGAAAGCCGCGCTCGACGCACAGCGCAAATTCATCGCCGACGCCGCGCATCAGCTGCGCACGCCGCTCACCGCGATCAAGCTGCACGCGGAACAGGCGGCCATTGGACGCGATCCGCAGCAGACACTCGCCGCCGTCAAGGAACTGCGTGCCGCCGCCGATCGCGCCGTGCGTCTGTCGAACCAGTTGCTGTCGCTAGCGCGCGCCGAACCGGGCGAACAGGCAGCGCGTTTCGTGAACCTCGACGTCGCGTCGCTCGCTTTCGATACGGGCGCCGAATGGGTACCGCGCGCGCTCGCCGTGCATGTGGACCTCGGTTTCCAGCGGCTCGACGATCCGTCGAACGATCACCCGCTGATTGCGCGCGGCAACCCTGTGCTGCTGCGTGAAGTGATCGCGAATCTGCTCGACAACGCGCTGAAATATGTGCCGCCGTCGCGCATGAACGGCGCGCGGATCACGATGACGGTCGCGCAAACGGTGGTGGATGGCGTCCCGACAGCGGAAGTCACCGTTGAGGACAACGGCCCGGGCGTGCCCCAAAAGCAGCAACCCGATCTGTTCAAGCGCTTCTTCCGCGGCGACGGCCAGGGCATGAGCGACGGCACCGTCGACGGTGGCGCCGGTCTCGGCCTTGCGATCGTTCACGACATCATGGCGCTGCATCGCGGCAGCGTGCATTACGAAGATGCCGCCGAAGGTGGCGCGCGCTTTATCGTGCGGCTTCCCGTCGCGACGGGCGCCGTGCTGCGCGCACCGGAACCACCGCGCGAAACAAAAAAACCGGCGCATCATGCGCCGGTCGATCCTTGAAGCGTGTCCCAAAACGTGCGCTGCGTTCGATACGAACGGCAGCGCACTCTGGTCACTTTTTCTTCTTCGCTTTCTTCTCGTCCTTCTTGTCCGGCGCCGCGAGCATCGTGCCGCGGCACTTGCGCGCGCCGCAACGGCACTCGTATTCCTTCTTCAGCTTCTTCGTCTGACGCGCGTCGATCACGAGCCCGTAGTCGTAGAACAGCTCTTCGCCCGCGCCGATATCACGCAGCGCGTCGATAAATACGTGGCCGTCGATTTCTTCCGCTTCGCAATTCGGCGCGCACGAGTGATTGATCCAGCGCGCGCTGTTGCCCTTCACCTTGCCGTCGATCACGTCGCCGCTATCGAGCGCGAAGTAGAACGTGTGATTCGGTTCGTCGGGATTATGAGGATGCCGTCGCAGCGCTTCCTTCCAGGAAATCCGTTGGCCCTTGTATTCGATCAACCGCTCGCCGGCTGCGATCGGTTCGAGTGCAAACACGCCTTTGCCGTGCACGCCCGATTGACGCACAGCGATCCTGCGTGAACTCATTGAATCAATCCTTGTAGAACGGTGGATGAACAAACTCGCTTGTTCGCCGATGCCTCCGCGTTCGACGCGTCTTTGCAGATGCGCGGCTTTTCTGACGCGGATAGCAAACGCGGCGCCTTGCTGGCGCCGCGTCGACATGCGACGCATGCAGCGTCACAACCGAAATCGTACACGGATGATGTGACTTCGTTCAACCGTCTTACGTACAGATCCACATCGCATGTGCGCGCGATGCGTATTCTGCGTAGTCGGTTGAACGCAGCCTTCAGCGCTGACCGAACGAAATATCGCCGAACAGCGCCTTCTGTTCGCGCGGTTGCGAACGCCAGTATTGCGGCGGAGCGTCGACGGTTGCGCCGAGTTGCGCGGCCGCGTGCCACGGCCAGCGCGGATCGTAGAGCAGCGCGCGGGCCATCGCGATGAGATCCGCGTCGCCCTCTTCGATCAGCCGGTTCGCGTGCTCCGGGTCCGTGATCAGACCGACGGCCATGGTCGTCATACCCGTCGCTTCCTTCACCGCCTTCGCGAACGGCACCTGATAGCCGGGTTCGAGCGGGATCTTCTGCAACGGCGACACGCCACCCGACGACACATCGACCCAGTCGCAGCCGCGCTTCTTCAGCTCCTGCACGAACGCAATCGTGTCTTCGATCGTGATGCCGCCGTCGACCCAGTCGATCGCCGAGACGCGCACGCCGACCGGTTTGTCGGCGGGGAATGCGGCGCGCACGATGTCGAATATTTCGAGCGGGAAACGCATGCGATTCTCACGCGAGCCGCCATATTCGTCGCTGCGCTGGTTTGCAAGCGGCGACAGGAACTGATGAAGTAGATAACCATGCGCGGCATGCACTTCGAGCGCGTCGATGCCCAGACGCGCGGCGCGCCTTGCCGACGCCGCGAACGCTTCGCGGATACGGTTGAGACCCGCGTTGTCCAGCGCGAGCGGCGGCTCTTCGCCGGCTTTGTGCGGCAGCGCGGATGGCGCATGCGGCAGCCAGCCGCCGTCGGCGACGGGAATCAGTTGCCCGCCTTCCCACGGCACGTTGCTCGAAGCCTTGCGCCCCGCGTGCGACAGTTGCATCGCGACGTGTACTTTCGAGTGCTTGCGGATCGCGGCGAGCACGGGCTTCAGTGCTTCTTCCGTCACGTCGTCCCAGAGGCCGAGGTCGGCGGGCGTGATGCGGCCATCGGGTTCGACAGCCGTTGCCTCGATGCACAGCATGGCCGCACCCGACAGCGCGAGGTGACCGAGATGGATCATGTGCCATGCCGTCGCTTCGCCGCGTTCGGCAGAGTATTGACACATCGGTGACACGACGATGCGGTTCGGCAGCGTCACGCTACGCAGCGTGAGCGGAGTGAAAAGAGCGCTCATGGTGGTGGGGTTACCCATCGAAACTCAAGAGCGATCGAGGATAGCACCGGGTCTGATTTGCTGCAGACGGCCAGGCGCGTCGCTTTCAACAGCGAGAATCAGCTTTGACTGGGAGGCACATCGAGGCGCTTCGACCACGATTCGACTTCACCGCTTTCGAGACGCTTCGACGCGGTCTTGCGCCATGACGGCGACAGC includes these proteins:
- a CDS encoding LysR family transcriptional regulator; translated protein: MDLTLLRAFATVAREGNLTRAAAQLHLTQPAVSLQIKNLQAALGVTLFTRTSHGLALTRDGQTLLPHAERALAAANDVERAAATLRQEVRGRLRIGTILDPAFLRLGGFLKQLVETWPHIETQLRHGMSGWVRDQVRAGELDVGYYIGQPDEDEPRDSAIFHAVTLTHFQYRVLAPPGWKDRMKGARDWRALASFPWIWTPPASAHNRLLTRRFADAGVKPIKVAEVDQEPSMLDLVKSGVGLTLARDSTALAEAHAHALTIVEGITVPTELTFITLAAHKDEPAIAVALKLIEQQWSA
- a CDS encoding class IV adenylate cyclase → MARNIEIKARAQHFEQLRERAAALSPDAPLIFRQQDFFYDVPRGRLKLRQFDDGTPAELIFYQRDDRDGPKASYYTRSPVTNPEAMHSLLATALTTRGIVTKERHVYIVGRTRIHLDRVDGLGDFIELEVVLAQDDDEEGGEKEAYAVFSKLGVPESDLVAVAYVDMLNQEPLKAA
- a CDS encoding Lrp/AsnC family transcriptional regulator, with product MLELDHFDLALLDVLQRFGRATHQQLGEQVPLSPSQIGRRLQRLESIGVVDGYRVVLRPEKLGLGVTAFTSLKLKHHGDSIIEQFQQQIDVLPEVLECHAVVGDADYLLRIVAPDLNALSSFVMKKLMRVPGVDSVRSYIVLTTFKRNGPLPLGHLAPGAAAV
- the phhA gene encoding phenylalanine 4-monooxygenase, which gives rise to MSVPNTAKLKEQFDAGLETRADFTIDQPTHRYGAVDHAVWKQLYTRQTALLRGRVCDEFLAGVERLNLSPESVPSFEAINEQLMPATGWRIVAVPGLVPDQVFFEHLANRRFPVTWWMRRPDQLDYLQEPDCFHDLYGHVPLLINPVFADYMHAYGRAALGANDANALPLLARLYWYTVEFGLIRDDASPNGVKIYGAGIVSSKGETLYSQQSDAPNRIAFDLERVMQTQYRIDTFQKTYFVIDDFSELFDVARTDFAPLLAKLAHAVPFPAGDVRATDAVITRGTGEGWATDGDI
- a CDS encoding 4a-hydroxytetrahydrobiopterin dehydratase — protein: MIEKLSSEQRATQIAQLDGWQNVEGRDAIKRQFKFTDFNEAFGFMTRVAIKAQEMDHHPEWFNVYSNVEITLSTHDANGITERDIRLARFIDEIAAGK
- a CDS encoding DUF3717 domain-containing protein, giving the protein MSDITIYELEAAINFWRSRSPSSGDELVLCKEASALSKPYALMIVQRQTVLPQEGMDEIARAAWDSYVSLKNGLTK
- a CDS encoding response regulator transcription factor, with protein sequence MRLLLIEDDRPIARGIQSSLEQAGFTVDMVHDGIFAEQALTQNRHELVILDLGLPGIDGMTLLSRFRQSNRHTPVIVLTARDELNDRVQGLNSGADDYMLKPFEPAELEARIRAVMRRSGPHGDMPRPEVSLGGVRLSGVDRRIFNDDKPLELSPREFAVLEMLLLRHGRVVSKAQLQDHLTHFGGDLGDTAIEVYVHRVRKKLENCRVEIVTVRGFGYLLQEIRQAS
- a CDS encoding sensor histidine kinase, which gives rise to MPYPAANSLRRQLLRRLAAPLSLLALMSGLIAYWLAWQYTQHVVDRSLADLATAISKQIQIAGPDAPITVPPLAQAMFSDPVEQLVYRISNGETEIAGDPKLPLQGTNVRRMHYAYVFETQHEGTAVRVAQVRVDQPTGNPVVIEVGQPVHHRFRIAAEFLVAIMMPLLLLLLAGWVIVWRVVNQQLNPLTDLADSLNRQTHTSLEPVDETFVPVEIRPLTGALNGLLDRLKAALDAQRKFIADAAHQLRTPLTAIKLHAEQAAIGRDPQQTLAAVKELRAAADRAVRLSNQLLSLARAEPGEQAARFVNLDVASLAFDTGAEWVPRALAVHVDLGFQRLDDPSNDHPLIARGNPVLLREVIANLLDNALKYVPPSRMNGARITMTVAQTVVDGVPTAEVTVEDNGPGVPQKQQPDLFKRFFRGDGQGMSDGTVDGGAGLGLAIVHDIMALHRGSVHYEDAAEGGARFIVRLPVATGAVLRAPEPPRETKKPAHHAPVDP
- a CDS encoding SET domain-containing protein yields the protein MSSRRIAVRQSGVHGKGVFALEPIAAGERLIEYKGQRISWKEALRRHPHNPDEPNHTFYFALDSGDVIDGKVKGNSARWINHSCAPNCEAEEIDGHVFIDALRDIGAGEELFYDYGLVIDARQTKKLKKEYECRCGARKCRGTMLAAPDKKDEKKAKKKK
- a CDS encoding NADH:flavin oxidoreductase/NADH oxidase, producing MSALFTPLTLRSVTLPNRIVVSPMCQYSAERGEATAWHMIHLGHLALSGAAMLCIEATAVEPDGRITPADLGLWDDVTEEALKPVLAAIRKHSKVHVAMQLSHAGRKASSNVPWEGGQLIPVADGGWLPHAPSALPHKAGEEPPLALDNAGLNRIREAFAASARRAARLGIDALEVHAAHGYLLHQFLSPLANQRSDEYGGSRENRMRFPLEIFDIVRAAFPADKPVGVRVSAIDWVDGGITIEDTIAFVQELKKRGCDWVDVSSGGVSPLQKIPLEPGYQVPFAKAVKEATGMTTMAVGLITDPEHANRLIEEGDADLIAMARALLYDPRWPWHAAAQLGATVDAPPQYWRSQPREQKALFGDISFGQR